One window from the genome of Anguilla rostrata isolate EN2019 chromosome 5, ASM1855537v3, whole genome shotgun sequence encodes:
- the kbtbd13a gene encoding kelch repeat and BTB domain-containing protein 13, translating to MGQSRCSEGESEEPDRKPGLDPEMENQKVRVGESVFSVDRALLTRNCEYFRALFQSGMRECQQEEIHVKGLRARGFLVTLSVLNGERPILNGEEIIEAIECAAFLQVDALTKHLINIIHSDNCLLMYHTAATYGLWELYHSAALFIRDMYRDLEEDARCLPDELLQYVESLVPSTYVTVGTHSPTIKLLQDFQRTVCYLDEDEKEWKVLTDLPVDASTTMAGVTVLNNKLYIVGGVRDVTNQVVEPCFCYDPVIDTWSTFVSPQQLRYNFTLVGHEDYLYAIGGEYERTTMSSVERYKLSTCTWSFVSHLPRPAAGAACTKAMSRIFVCLWRPMDTTDIYEYVPSEDRWVHITALIRQHSYGHCMVAHRDNLYVMRNGPCDDFLRCMMDCYNLTTGQWTAMPGLYENSEGALFTAVVRGDSVFTVKRKMTLEYTIEDKKKWKPKKEMNGFPRIGSMWTFLLRLPKMGKLPRGQGVLNGYEQNLENNVYHQKSPPSQCTD from the coding sequence ATGGGGCAGAGCAGGTGTTCGGAGGGCGAATCGGAGGAGCCTGATCGCAAACCAGGGCTGGATCCAGAGATGGAAAACCAGAAagtgagagtgggggagagTGTTTTCTCGGTCGACAGGGCTCTGCTGACAAGGAACTGTGAGTACTTCCGAGCTCTTTTCCAATCGGGAATGAGAGAATGCCAACAGGAGGAAATTCATGTAAAGGGCCTGCGTGCCCGTGGGTTCCTGGTCACCCTCAGCGTCCTCAATGGTGAGCGACCCATTCTGAATGGTGAAGAAATCATTGAGGCCATAGAATGCGCTGCATTTCTTCAGGTGGATGCTCTTACAAAGCATcttataaatataattcattcTGATAACTGCTTGCTCATGTACCACACAGCGGCCACCTATGGCCTGTGGGAGCTTTAccacagtgctgctctgttCATCCGAGACATGTACCGTGATCTGGAAGAAGATGCAAGATGTTTGCCTGATGAACTATTACAGTATGTGGAATCTCTGGTCCCCAGTACGTATGTGACAGTTGGAACACACTCTCCAACTATCAAATTGTTACAAGACTTCCAAAGGACGGTTTGTTACTTGGATGAAGATGAGAAGGAGTGGAAAGTTTTGACTGATTTACCGGTTGATGCTAGCACGACCATGGCTGGGGTGACGGTCCTTAACAACAAATTATACATTGTTGGAGGTGTCCGTGATGTGACCAATCAAGTGGTGGAACCCTGCTTCTGCTACGACCCTGTGATTGACACCTGGAGCACTTTTGTGAGCCCCCAGCAGCTACGATATAACTTTACATTGGTGGGACATGAGGATTACCTTTATGCCATTGGTGGAGAATACGAGAGAACCACCATGTCATCGGTGGAAAGGTACAAACTCTCGACTTGCACCTGGTCCTTTGTGTCTCATCTACCTCGGCCAGCGGCCGGTGCGGCATGCACCAAGGCCATGAGCAGgatatttgtgtgtctgtggaggcCAATGGACACCACGGATATTTACGAGTATGTTCCTTCTGAAGACAGATGGGTGCACATCACGGCATTGATACGCCAGCACAGCTACGGTCACTGCATGGTGGCACATAGGGACAACCTATACGTAATGCGAAACGGACCCTGCGACGACTTCCTGAGATGCATGATGGACTGCTACAACCTCACCACGGGGCAGTGGACAGCCATGCCCGGCCTGTATGAAAACAGCGAAGGTGCTCTCTTTACTGCTGTCGTGAGAGGCGACTCTGTGTTCACCGTTAAACGCAAGATGACGCTGGAGTATACAATTGAGGACAAGAAAAAATGGAAACCAAAGAAAGAGATGAATGGCTTTCCCAGAATTGGCTCCATGTGGACATTTTTACTGAGGCTGCCGAAGATGGGCAAACTGCCACGGGGTCAAGGAGTCCTGAATGGGTATGAGCAGAATTTAGAGAACAATGTGTATCACCAAAAATCACCCCCTTCACAATGTACTGATTGA